One window of the Pyrinomonadaceae bacterium genome contains the following:
- a CDS encoding aminotransferase class V-fold PLP-dependent enzyme, whose product MTDNLLKWRSEFPILDKTVYLISHSLGAMPRATYDRLHEFADAWATRGVRAWAEGWWEMPVNVGNEVGRIIGADANTVVMHQNVSVCQSLILSAMLPLAANSKRNKIVFEELNFPSVMYVYEAHARAHGLRVDRVKSDDGITIPLERMLAAIDEETLLVPISHVLFKSGFLQDAKAITERAHQVGAMVVLDCYQSAGTVPFNVKELNVDFATGGSVKWLCGGPGAGYLYVRPDLFDQLEPKTTGWMAHEQPFAFEAEMHYAPNVTRFLHGSPAIPALYAAQSGYKVINEIGVAAIREKSVRQTGALIELAEEAGFRVTSPKSSAQRGGTITVWDDNAAKITKELIRREFIVDYRPGAGVRISPHFYTKDEELELIVAEMKKIRDNREYQTAGKAGAAF is encoded by the coding sequence TTGACTGACAATCTTCTCAAGTGGCGTTCTGAATTTCCGATTCTGGACAAGACTGTCTACCTGATCTCGCACAGTCTCGGCGCAATGCCGCGCGCGACTTACGATCGGCTGCATGAGTTTGCCGACGCCTGGGCCACGCGTGGTGTGCGCGCGTGGGCCGAAGGCTGGTGGGAGATGCCGGTCAACGTTGGCAACGAAGTCGGCCGCATTATCGGCGCCGACGCAAACACCGTGGTGATGCATCAGAACGTTTCCGTCTGTCAGTCACTGATTCTGTCGGCGATGCTGCCGCTTGCGGCCAATTCAAAGCGGAACAAGATCGTTTTTGAAGAGCTAAACTTCCCGTCCGTGATGTACGTGTATGAAGCGCATGCGCGCGCCCATGGGCTGCGGGTCGATCGCGTTAAATCCGACGACGGCATCACGATTCCGCTTGAGCGAATGCTCGCGGCGATTGATGAAGAGACGCTGCTCGTCCCGATTTCGCATGTGCTTTTCAAGAGCGGTTTCCTTCAGGACGCAAAAGCAATCACCGAACGCGCGCATCAAGTCGGCGCCATGGTCGTGCTCGATTGCTATCAATCCGCGGGCACCGTCCCCTTCAACGTCAAAGAGTTGAATGTAGACTTCGCGACCGGCGGTTCAGTGAAGTGGCTGTGCGGCGGGCCGGGTGCGGGTTATTTGTATGTGCGGCCCGATTTATTCGATCAGCTTGAGCCAAAGACGACCGGTTGGATGGCGCACGAGCAGCCGTTCGCATTTGAAGCTGAGATGCATTACGCGCCGAACGTTACGAGGTTTCTGCACGGCTCGCCGGCGATCCCGGCACTTTACGCGGCGCAATCGGGTTACAAAGTAATCAACGAAATCGGGGTCGCAGCGATTCGCGAAAAGAGTGTCCGCCAAACCGGAGCATTGATCGAATTAGCAGAAGAGGCCGGCTTCCGCGTTACCAGTCCGAAAAGTTCGGCGCAACGCGGCGGCACGATTACAGTTTGGGACGACAACGCCGCCAAGATCACCAAAGAACTGATTCGCCGCGAATTCATTGTCGATTACCGGCCTGGCGCAGGCGTGCGCATCTCGCCGCACTTCTACACGAAAGACGAAGAGCTGGAATTGATCGTCGCTGAGATGAAAAAGATCCGCGACAACCGCGAGTACCAGACGGCAGGGAAAGCAGGAGCTGCGTTTTGA
- a CDS encoding tryptophan 2,3-dioxygenase family protein, with the protein MSTEYGKDAPLSYNDYLRVQELIELQTLRSSPAHHDELLFITVHQAYELWFKQILHEIDATLRLMNEDATGEAASAMKRVVEIEKLLITQIHILETMSPISFLGFRDELNPASGFQSMQFREIEFASGLKHESVARAFKDDEFAHKRLQARRDTPSLGDAFFALLRRQGFDAPASDEQESEDERRSSRGRRVRAIIEILTHPEKLYKEYQLAEGLLEHDEHFALWRSHHIKMVERMVGTKKGTGGSEGVGYLKTTLDYKFFPELWEARTYLSTQHGDTGCPFAKT; encoded by the coding sequence ATGTCCACCGAATACGGCAAAGACGCTCCGCTCTCATACAACGATTACCTGCGCGTGCAGGAGTTGATCGAACTGCAGACGCTTCGATCGTCTCCGGCGCACCACGACGAACTGCTTTTTATCACCGTGCATCAGGCGTACGAGCTTTGGTTCAAGCAGATCCTGCATGAGATTGACGCGACGCTGCGTCTGATGAATGAAGACGCGACGGGCGAAGCAGCCTCAGCAATGAAGCGCGTGGTCGAAATCGAGAAGCTGCTCATTACGCAAATTCACATCCTCGAAACAATGTCGCCAATCAGCTTCCTCGGCTTTCGCGACGAGTTAAATCCGGCCAGTGGTTTTCAGTCAATGCAGTTTCGCGAAATTGAGTTTGCTTCAGGCTTGAAACACGAATCGGTCGCGCGCGCGTTCAAGGATGACGAGTTCGCGCACAAGCGCTTGCAAGCGCGGCGGGATACACCTTCGCTCGGCGACGCATTCTTCGCCCTGCTTCGCCGCCAGGGCTTTGACGCGCCGGCCTCTGATGAGCAAGAGAGTGAAGACGAACGACGCAGCAGTCGCGGACGCCGCGTGCGCGCGATCATTGAGATCCTGACGCATCCGGAAAAGCTCTACAAAGAATATCAGTTGGCCGAAGGGCTGCTCGAACACGACGAACATTTCGCGCTGTGGCGTTCGCATCACATCAAGATGGTGGAGCGCATGGTGGGCACGAAAAAAGGCACGGGTGGCTCAGAAGGTGTTGGTTATTTGAAGACGACGCTCGACTACAAGTTCTTTCCCGAGCTGTGGGAAGCCCGGACGTATCTGAGCACGCAGCACGGCGACACGGGATGCCCATTTGCTAAAACCTGA
- a CDS encoding NADH:flavin oxidoreductase, translating into MWKFPNPIKHQIPETLWPAADHASRSLLFQPIVIGSLSLENRTWVPAMVPWRATEDGFVTQDNLDWYRRFAEGRPAALVVEATGVRDIASGPLLRIGDDRFLPGLKKLVETVRDASAGRTKLFIQIIDFLAVKRRPDPAKYFARFLKITPRHRDMIAELTSDPRYLNGDETRSREFLRNASDEVLDHVLDERELESLRFGYRERVTDMHLPHISELPQVLPGIFADAAGRAREAGFDGVELHYAHAYTMAGFLSALNDRADGYGGARENRARLPLEVYRAVRERVGNDYVVGVRFLGDEVIARGNRIDDAVYFGVEFAKAGFDYLSISKGGKFEDAEQPKVGQAVYPYTGQSGYECMPTTLSDDRGPFARSVPLVAQIKHAVNAAGFRTPIVATGGITTFEQAEEILQNNDADIVGMARQALADPDWFRKVILGRGEEVRRCTYTNYCEALDQAHKQVTCKLWDRKELDEPGVSMASDGRRRLLPPDWEQ; encoded by the coding sequence ATGTGGAAGTTCCCCAATCCGATCAAACATCAGATACCCGAAACGCTCTGGCCGGCCGCCGATCACGCGAGCCGGTCGCTTCTGTTTCAACCGATCGTGATTGGTTCGCTGTCGCTTGAAAACCGCACGTGGGTGCCGGCGATGGTGCCGTGGCGCGCGACCGAAGACGGGTTCGTCACCCAGGACAACCTGGACTGGTATCGCCGATTTGCTGAAGGACGACCGGCAGCGCTCGTCGTCGAAGCCACCGGAGTTCGCGATATTGCCAGTGGCCCGCTGCTGCGCATCGGCGATGATCGGTTCTTGCCGGGACTGAAGAAGCTCGTCGAAACAGTTCGCGACGCGAGCGCAGGCCGCACGAAGCTCTTCATTCAAATAATCGACTTTCTGGCGGTCAAACGCCGGCCCGACCCAGCGAAATATTTTGCACGGTTCCTGAAGATCACACCGCGCCACCGCGACATGATCGCCGAGCTCACGAGTGATCCACGATATCTGAACGGCGATGAAACGCGTTCACGCGAATTTCTGAGGAATGCTTCGGACGAAGTGTTGGATCATGTTCTGGATGAACGCGAGCTTGAGTCTCTCCGCTTCGGCTATCGCGAACGAGTCACCGACATGCACCTGCCTCACATTAGCGAGCTGCCGCAGGTCTTACCCGGAATCTTTGCGGACGCCGCTGGCCGCGCACGTGAAGCCGGCTTCGATGGCGTCGAGCTGCACTACGCGCACGCGTACACGATGGCGGGTTTTCTCAGTGCGTTGAATGATCGCGCCGACGGTTATGGCGGTGCCCGAGAGAACCGGGCGCGCTTGCCGCTCGAAGTCTATCGCGCAGTGCGTGAGCGTGTCGGCAACGATTACGTGGTCGGTGTCAGATTTCTCGGCGATGAAGTGATTGCGCGTGGCAATCGAATTGACGATGCCGTTTATTTCGGCGTGGAATTCGCGAAAGCTGGGTTCGATTATCTTTCGATCTCGAAAGGTGGCAAGTTCGAAGATGCCGAGCAGCCGAAAGTCGGTCAGGCCGTATATCCGTACACGGGACAAAGCGGTTACGAATGCATGCCGACAACTCTTTCGGATGACCGTGGGCCGTTTGCGCGTTCGGTTCCTTTGGTCGCGCAAATCAAACACGCGGTCAACGCCGCCGGATTCAGAACTCCTATCGTCGCAACTGGCGGCATTACAACTTTTGAACAGGCCGAAGAGATTCTGCAAAACAACGACGCCGATATAGTCGGCATGGCGCGTCAGGCGCTGGCCGATCCTGACTGGTTTAGAAAAGTGATACTCGGTCGCGGTGAAGAAGTGCGTCGCTGCACTTACACAAACTACTGTGAAGCGCTCGACCAGGCGCACAAGCAGGTCACGTGCAAGCTTTGGGATCGCAAGGAGCTCGATGAGCCGGGAGTTTCGATGGCGAGCGACGGGCGCAGGCGATTGCTGCCGCCTGATTGGGAACAGTGA
- a CDS encoding ATP-binding protein, translating into MLTLMSVSPAFETNPATLLVIDDDSSAREGLRSIFESAGHRTVAVGDAPSALRFLKKEQCDLVMLDVELPEVDGLALCRLLRAQPSLRQLPVLVFSATDNEQRKVEAFSAGADDYIVKPSTPGELISRVNSHLSGAQRESQLTDANHELRFLADLGRGLLQTLEPDQVARRVAGATFEGINAALCACVVKNNGHGFAICAFDREGNAEGASLVNSERFAGWLDSKRAATPSLLTNEREFLLHDDRRTTEYISPLRFGGEVLGALIVAFDSPQDYSNTDCGLIDAAAQQAALAAHISLLYLHARESAATLAEEVDRRAVEAEVQQRFTEAIIDSLPLSLYAIDRDKRIVAWNRNRELGELGMPRGQVLGRDIFDVLTKQSRELLEREFNKVFATGEIHRVEQEAITQSGDANHWLISKIPMHADETDEVTHVITVGENITSRVKSERAVARAEKLAAVGRLAAGVVHEINNPLATIAACAESLETRIAEGAFAESSDVEDLKEYLGLIRDEAFRCKQITHGLLDFSRLRAGNRVPVNLAETIKMTARLVTHQQRGDNNIQIEIETMKNLPEILGDEGQLQQAVVALATNAIDAMPEGGTLTLRTVPAGPNVTIEVTDNGVGISPENLTKIFDPFFTTKDVGRGTGLGLAVCYGIVSEHGGRLDVRSTVGVGTTFTISLPKASD; encoded by the coding sequence ATGTTGACCTTAATGTCTGTTTCTCCTGCGTTCGAGACTAATCCGGCGACCCTGCTCGTAATCGACGATGATTCGTCGGCGCGCGAGGGCCTGCGCAGCATTTTTGAGAGCGCCGGTCATCGCACCGTCGCGGTTGGCGACGCACCATCGGCGCTGCGATTCTTGAAAAAAGAGCAGTGCGACCTGGTGATGCTCGATGTCGAGCTGCCGGAAGTTGATGGTCTCGCTCTTTGTCGTCTACTGCGCGCGCAACCGTCGCTGCGCCAATTGCCGGTGCTGGTGTTTTCAGCGACCGACAACGAGCAGCGCAAGGTTGAAGCTTTCAGCGCCGGCGCCGACGACTACATCGTCAAGCCTTCGACACCCGGGGAACTCATCTCCAGGGTCAATTCGCACTTGAGTGGCGCGCAACGCGAGTCGCAACTGACGGATGCGAATCATGAATTGCGTTTCCTCGCCGACCTCGGCCGCGGTTTACTGCAAACTCTCGAACCTGATCAGGTGGCGCGCCGCGTCGCGGGTGCAACGTTCGAAGGCATCAACGCCGCTTTGTGTGCCTGTGTGGTGAAGAATAACGGCCACGGGTTTGCCATCTGCGCCTTCGACCGGGAAGGCAACGCTGAAGGCGCATCACTGGTCAACAGCGAACGCTTTGCGGGATGGTTAGACTCGAAGCGCGCCGCCACTCCGTCGCTACTGACCAATGAAAGAGAATTCCTTTTGCACGACGATCGGCGGACGACTGAGTACATCAGTCCGCTCCGGTTCGGCGGCGAAGTCCTCGGCGCTCTAATCGTCGCGTTCGACAGTCCGCAAGACTATTCAAATACTGACTGTGGTCTCATTGACGCTGCCGCGCAGCAGGCGGCCCTCGCCGCGCACATCTCGTTGTTGTATCTACACGCGCGCGAATCGGCCGCGACGCTTGCGGAAGAGGTTGACCGCCGCGCCGTCGAGGCGGAAGTACAGCAGCGCTTCACCGAAGCAATCATCGATAGCCTGCCGCTTTCGCTGTACGCCATCGATCGTGACAAGCGTATTGTGGCCTGGAACCGCAATCGCGAATTGGGTGAACTCGGCATGCCGCGCGGACAAGTGCTGGGCAGAGACATCTTCGATGTGCTGACAAAACAAAGCAGGGAATTACTGGAGCGCGAGTTCAATAAGGTATTCGCGACCGGTGAAATACACCGCGTCGAGCAGGAGGCGATTACGCAATCCGGCGACGCTAACCACTGGCTTATCAGCAAAATACCCATGCACGCCGACGAAACGGACGAGGTGACGCACGTCATCACAGTCGGCGAGAACATTACTTCCCGGGTCAAATCTGAACGCGCTGTCGCGCGCGCTGAGAAGCTGGCGGCCGTTGGTCGTCTGGCGGCCGGCGTCGTCCATGAAATCAACAATCCGCTGGCGACGATCGCGGCCTGTGCTGAGTCGCTGGAGACCCGAATCGCGGAAGGCGCTTTCGCTGAATCTTCGGATGTTGAAGACCTAAAAGAGTATCTCGGTTTGATCCGCGATGAAGCTTTCCGCTGCAAACAGATCACACATGGGTTGCTGGACTTCAGTCGTTTGCGCGCCGGCAATCGAGTCCCCGTGAATCTGGCCGAGACGATCAAGATGACGGCGCGGCTCGTCACCCATCAACAGCGTGGGGACAACAACATTCAGATCGAAATCGAAACTATGAAAAACCTTCCCGAGATATTGGGTGACGAAGGTCAGTTGCAACAGGCGGTGGTCGCGCTTGCGACCAACGCGATTGATGCAATGCCAGAGGGCGGCACGCTCACGCTACGTACGGTTCCTGCGGGACCGAACGTGACTATTGAAGTCACCGACAATGGCGTTGGCATCTCTCCCGAGAACCTCACCAAAATTTTTGATCCGTTCTTCACCACGAAGGACGTGGGTCGCGGCACCGGCCTCGGGCTGGCGGTCTGTTATGGTATTGTATCTGAGCACGGGGGCCGCCTCGACGTCCGGTCAACCGTAGGTGTTGGTACTACTTTCACCATCTCGCTACCCAAAGCGAGCGATTAA
- a CDS encoding DinB family protein, whose product MKPSERLKEFTDSPNFIRTIVSEAKKNNATASELVRGLTQQQLNWKPDAKQWSIAQCLEHLAVTSRQFNSYFRQLIESARLKWPTNGAIPYRPSLVGGWLIKQVVPETTRKVPAPKVFKPSDSSSIQDPLGLFLKQQEEFVRFVHDSEGVDYNRARLRSPVTPLMRYSLADAFVVTIVHGYRHLAQANRIKAMPNFPN is encoded by the coding sequence TTGAAACCGTCAGAGCGATTAAAAGAATTTACTGACTCGCCGAATTTCATCAGGACGATAGTCTCGGAAGCTAAGAAGAACAACGCGACGGCGAGTGAGTTGGTTCGCGGACTTACCCAACAGCAGCTCAACTGGAAACCTGATGCAAAGCAATGGAGTATCGCGCAATGCCTCGAGCATCTCGCGGTCACGTCCCGGCAGTTCAACAGCTACTTCAGACAATTAATCGAAAGCGCACGTCTGAAGTGGCCGACGAACGGCGCCATTCCGTACCGGCCCAGCCTGGTCGGTGGCTGGCTAATCAAACAAGTGGTTCCGGAAACGACGCGCAAAGTTCCAGCGCCCAAGGTCTTCAAGCCTTCTGACTCGTCATCGATTCAGGACCCGTTGGGATTATTTCTTAAGCAGCAGGAAGAATTTGTCCGCTTCGTGCACGACAGCGAAGGCGTTGATTACAATCGCGCGCGTCTGCGCTCACCGGTTACGCCGCTGATGCGCTACAGTCTGGCGGACGCGTTCGTGGTCACTATTGTCCACGGCTACCGGCACCTCGCGCAGGCCAATCGCATCAAAGCAATGCCCAACTTCCCGAACTGA
- a CDS encoding sigma-54 dependent transcriptional regulator gives MDEQRNARLLIAEDEANLRLVLQKELQRLGYRVHVAPDGEAALRKLEESNVDVLLCDINMPRMDGMELLRRVHERPNPPEVIMLTGQGTIETAVEAMRTGAYDYLTKPYSISELDVRVRQAAEKRNLRVDNQRLRAQIERKTAIPEIIGESRAIAEAIRLVERVAPSDASVLITGESGTGKELIAQAIHRLSNRANGAFIDLNCAAFQESLLESELFGYEAGAFSGAKARKLGLIELADGGTLFLDEVTELPANLQAKLLRAIETRTFFRVGGVRKVEVNVRIVAATNRNLDSVVNDGTFRADLLYRINSFQIHLAPLRERTEDIPPLTEHILKQLAGASAPVVEPEVVEKLRDYGWPGNVRQLRNCLERAVLLANDGRISVSELPPEVAGRTLGVASFAVTPSTGAPNGGDVSTPTALRDVEKQQIINALEQTGWHRGKTAALLGISPSTLYRRLRDYHLEGKLR, from the coding sequence GTGGACGAACAACGCAATGCAAGATTACTGATAGCCGAAGACGAGGCAAACCTGCGTCTGGTGTTGCAGAAAGAACTGCAGCGGCTCGGCTATCGTGTGCACGTCGCACCCGACGGCGAAGCGGCCTTGCGAAAGCTTGAAGAGAGCAATGTCGATGTGCTGTTGTGCGACATCAACATGCCGCGCATGGACGGCATGGAGTTGCTGCGCCGCGTTCACGAACGGCCCAACCCTCCCGAAGTCATCATGCTCACGGGCCAGGGCACCATCGAAACCGCGGTCGAGGCGATGAGAACCGGCGCCTATGATTACCTGACCAAGCCTTACAGCATCAGCGAACTCGATGTGCGCGTGCGCCAGGCGGCTGAGAAGCGGAACCTGCGGGTTGATAACCAAAGACTGCGGGCCCAAATTGAGCGCAAGACCGCCATTCCGGAAATCATTGGGGAATCGAGAGCGATTGCGGAAGCGATTCGCCTGGTTGAACGGGTCGCGCCGTCTGATGCATCAGTACTGATTACCGGCGAGTCCGGCACCGGCAAAGAATTGATCGCGCAGGCGATTCACCGGCTTTCGAACCGGGCGAACGGAGCCTTTATCGATTTAAACTGTGCCGCGTTTCAAGAGTCGCTGCTGGAATCTGAATTGTTTGGCTACGAAGCGGGCGCCTTCTCTGGCGCGAAGGCTCGCAAGCTGGGATTGATTGAGCTGGCTGACGGAGGCACTCTATTTCTCGATGAAGTGACTGAGCTGCCGGCGAATTTGCAGGCAAAGCTTCTCCGCGCCATTGAGACGCGCACCTTCTTCCGTGTCGGCGGCGTGCGCAAAGTCGAAGTCAACGTGCGCATCGTGGCGGCGACGAACCGCAATTTGGATTCGGTAGTAAACGATGGGACGTTTCGCGCCGACCTGCTCTATCGCATCAACAGTTTTCAAATCCATCTGGCGCCGTTGCGGGAACGCACGGAAGATATTCCCCCGCTGACAGAACACATTTTGAAACAGCTGGCCGGGGCGAGCGCGCCTGTAGTTGAACCGGAAGTTGTGGAAAAGCTGCGCGACTACGGTTGGCCAGGCAACGTTCGCCAGCTGCGAAATTGTTTAGAGCGGGCCGTGCTGCTCGCCAACGATGGCCGCATAAGCGTGAGTGAATTGCCGCCGGAAGTCGCCGGCCGGACGCTGGGCGTGGCCTCGTTTGCAGTCACACCATCCACGGGCGCACCCAACGGAGGGGATGTTTCCACGCCGACGGCTCTGCGCGACGTTGAGAAGCAGCAAATCATTAATGCTCTGGAGCAGACCGGCTGGCATCGAGGCAAGACGGCCGCTTTGCTCGGCATCTCGCCTTCAACGCTGTATCGGCGTCTGCGCGATTATCATTTAGAAGGAAAGCTGCGCTAG
- a CDS encoding benzoate-CoA ligase family protein, translated as MPVEFPERFNMADYFLYHNLEEGRENKVCLYFKDQTYTYGEAGRMSNRTGNALRELGVEMEDRVLIVLPDCPEFAWTWFGAARIGAVITMVNPLLPADDYRYYLEYTRARVVVVHQSLAQPFVEAVSSANHLRSVLVVDDGAAMEEQLVDPRGRVKYFPFAETVESQPIACRAADTHRDDIAIWLFTSGSTGHPKGAVHLQHDLPYNTEVFAKRTMGVNENDLTVSVPKLFFGYATGTNLLFPFAVGGATALFAERSTPEKLFEVIERYRPTILTTVPTMINGMLNADDAASHDVSSIRFCYSAGEALPVELYHRWKQTFNVEICDGIGSAEMFHIYITNRPDDVKPGSLGRIVEGYEARIVDADSNEVATGEMGTLRIKGDSASLCYWNAHEKSKETFAGDWCTTGDQFHIDAEGYYWYHGRTDDMLKVGGIFVAPAEIENCLLQHEAVLECAVVGHEDEGGLVKPKAFVVARDGHAVGDALVEDIKQFAKSRLALYKYPRWVEFVPSLPKNDRGKIDRKLLKSVS; from the coding sequence ATGCCTGTCGAATTCCCTGAACGCTTCAACATGGCCGATTACTTCCTCTACCACAATTTGGAGGAAGGGCGCGAAAACAAGGTCTGTCTTTACTTCAAAGATCAAACTTACACCTACGGCGAGGCGGGGCGGATGTCGAATCGCACGGGCAACGCGCTGCGCGAACTCGGCGTGGAAATGGAAGACCGGGTGCTGATTGTTCTGCCGGATTGTCCGGAGTTTGCCTGGACGTGGTTTGGCGCAGCCCGCATTGGCGCCGTCATCACGATGGTCAATCCGCTGCTGCCTGCGGATGACTATCGTTACTATCTCGAGTACACGCGCGCGCGGGTGGTGGTCGTGCATCAGTCTCTGGCGCAACCGTTTGTCGAGGCGGTCTCAAGCGCGAACCATCTGCGTTCCGTTTTGGTAGTTGACGACGGAGCCGCGATGGAAGAACAGCTGGTCGATCCGCGCGGCCGCGTCAAGTACTTTCCGTTTGCTGAAACGGTCGAGTCCCAACCCATCGCCTGCCGCGCCGCCGACACGCATCGTGACGACATCGCTATCTGGCTATTCACTTCAGGCTCCACTGGTCATCCGAAAGGCGCGGTGCACCTGCAGCATGACCTGCCTTACAACACTGAAGTCTTTGCGAAGCGCACGATGGGCGTGAACGAAAATGATTTGACGGTGTCTGTACCGAAACTCTTTTTCGGATATGCAACCGGAACGAACCTGCTGTTTCCGTTTGCCGTGGGAGGCGCCACTGCTTTATTCGCCGAACGTTCGACTCCGGAGAAGTTGTTCGAAGTGATCGAACGATACCGGCCGACCATTCTCACGACCGTGCCGACGATGATCAATGGAATGCTTAACGCAGACGATGCCGCGTCGCACGACGTTTCCAGCATACGGTTCTGCTACTCAGCCGGCGAGGCTCTGCCGGTCGAGCTTTATCACCGTTGGAAGCAGACCTTTAACGTGGAGATTTGCGACGGCATCGGTTCAGCCGAGATGTTCCACATCTACATTACGAACCGGCCCGATGACGTGAAGCCCGGCAGCCTCGGCCGTATTGTCGAAGGTTACGAAGCAAGGATCGTCGATGCTGACAGTAACGAAGTCGCGACCGGCGAAATGGGCACACTGAGAATCAAAGGCGACTCAGCCTCGCTTTGTTACTGGAACGCGCATGAAAAATCGAAAGAGACATTTGCCGGTGACTGGTGCACAACCGGCGATCAATTTCATATCGACGCGGAAGGTTATTACTGGTATCACGGGCGCACCGACGACATGCTCAAAGTCGGTGGCATCTTTGTCGCGCCCGCGGAGATTGAGAACTGTCTGTTGCAACACGAGGCAGTACTTGAATGCGCAGTCGTCGGGCATGAAGATGAAGGTGGATTGGTGAAACCAAAAGCGTTCGTCGTCGCGCGTGATGGGCATGCGGTAGGCGATGCGCTGGTCGAAGACATCAAGCAATTCGCTAAGTCACGTCTCGCCCTGTACAAGTATCCTCGCTGGGTCGAATTCGTCCCCTCACTTCCGAAGAATGATCGGGGCAAAATTGATCGGAAGCTGTTAAAGAGTGTCAGCTAG
- a CDS encoding PEP-CTERM sorting domain-containing protein — MRNLLLLIAAAVVFALPATASADVITFQAPATAPNAGNGGPRQVDLDHHRAYTWRIDNINLPQGHTLMGATLTFHNISNWDTNPNMLFMHLLDTARNAGIASFTDATGTPVPSSQIRDNFAGSLLGSNPLVAPGTGNILLTQQSFTTTPRDFVYTFTADQLNILSVFILNGGNLALGLDPDCHFWNNGITLTLTTCPPTATPEPATMALLGSGLAGLYYRRRQQKRKAAAAAAANQV, encoded by the coding sequence GTGCGAAACCTTTTACTGCTGATTGCCGCGGCCGTTGTTTTCGCGCTACCAGCCACCGCATCCGCGGACGTCATTACGTTCCAAGCCCCGGCTACCGCACCGAATGCCGGTAATGGCGGACCCCGGCAAGTCGACTTGGATCACCATCGCGCCTACACCTGGCGCATCGACAATATCAACCTGCCGCAGGGCCATACCCTGATGGGCGCGACCCTGACGTTCCACAACATCAGCAACTGGGACACGAATCCCAACATGCTCTTCATGCATCTCCTCGACACCGCACGCAATGCCGGCATCGCTTCATTCACGGATGCTACCGGGACGCCCGTGCCGTCGTCGCAGATTCGAGATAACTTTGCTGGTTCACTGCTCGGCAGCAATCCACTGGTAGCGCCGGGCACGGGAAACATTTTGCTCACGCAGCAATCGTTCACCACCACGCCGCGCGATTTTGTCTACACGTTTACCGCCGACCAGCTAAACATTCTGAGCGTGTTCATTCTCAACGGTGGCAATCTCGCGTTGGGTTTGGATCCGGACTGCCACTTCTGGAACAACGGCATCACCTTAACCTTGACTACCTGTCCACCGACGGCCACCCCTGAGCCGGCTACGATGGCTTTGTTGGGAAGCGGCTTGGCGGGACTGTACTACCGAAGACGACAGCAGAAACGCAAAGCTGCTGCTGCGGCTGCTGCGAATCAAGTCTGA